The sequence AAAAAAAGCTTTTAGGTTGTCGTTGGTAAGAATATCTTTAAGTGTAATAGTAGTCATAATAGTTATTATACCAAAAAACCCCCAAGATGGGGGCTGGGGGTTGAAGAAGCGTTAGCTTTTTTTTATTTATTTTCTTCAGTTAAAACTAATATTAGTTTCCCATCACTGAAAAGTTTTAATTCTTCTCCTACAATCTCATAGGATGTAACTTTTTGTAAAAGTGCAGTAAATGCATATTCCTGCTGCATGGCATCTTCAGGCCCCATCATTAAAGTAGTTCCAATTCTGCCCATACTGAGTTCACTGTTATTTAATGTGTAGCTTCCGAAGTACCTGTTCACACTCCCGTTACCGTAAAACTTTCCCCCCTCAAACTTCAGATCAGCTTTTGAAGTCTCTGTTACATCTTTTAATTGATCATCTGAAAGATATTTAGATAACTTCCAGGTGGTCCCTGCGAATTCTTTTTGAATAGTTTCTATCCTCACTGAATCTGATCTTGTTTCCATAGGCTCATTGGCAGAACATGAGATAATAAACCCTGACAACGCTAATATTAACAATACTTTTTTCATATATACAGACCTCCTAATAGATAAACACTCTTTTCATTTTAAAGATTAATTTTTATTAATAAACCAAAGTGTATACATATATATACCATAAATTATAAATTATTTCTAGTTATATCTAAAGTTTTACTATTTTATGGGTTTAGGTTATAATATACTGCAAACAATTATTGAATTAGATAAAGGAGGAGTTTATGAACACAATCAAAACATTTTTATTGATGATCTCTATGACATTGATCTTATTATTTATCGGAGGAGCTATCGGGGGGCGTAATGGTGCTATGTTTGCTCTGATATTTTCTTTTGGAATAAACATAATAAGCTATTGGAATAGTGATAAAATCGTACTTAGGATGTATAAAGCCCAGGAGGTAGAAAAGAACTCTGAAGTGTACTCTATAGTAAGGGAATTAGCTGAAAGAGCTGATCTTCCTATGCCGAAAGTATATATGATCAACCAGTCTCAGCCCAATGCATTTGCAACAGGTAGAAATTCAAAACATGCAGCAGTGGCAGTGACTCGTGGAATCACAGAAATTTTAGACAGAAATGAACTAAAGGGTGTTTTAGCTCATGAATTAGGTCATGTTCATAATAAGGATATATTAATTGGAACAATTGCAGCATCCTTTGCTGGAGCCATTGCATATCTTGCTACCATGGCTAGATGGGCTGCTATATTCGGTGGAAGAGACGATGAAGATAAAAATCCGATAGCTCTGATTGGGATAGCTATATTTGCCCCAATGGCAGCAATGCTGGTTCAGATGGCAATTTCACGTACCCGTGAATATAAAGCCGACAGTTACGGAGGAAAATTAGCAGGAAATCCGCTGTATCTGGCCAATGCACTGAAAAAATTAGAGATGTGGAGTACCAGAACACCTATGGACGCCAAGCCGGCAACTGCACATATGTTTATAGTAAATCCATTGAAGGGACAGAATATGGCAAAATTATTCAGTACCCATCCATCTACAGAGGATAGGATAGCAAAATTAGAAGAACAGGCCAGACAGAGGTAAATACTTTTAAGTCAGTTTAGAAAATTATGTAGTTTTATCTTTATTAAGAACGTCTTTCCAGGGCGTTCTTTTTATTGCCTCTTTATCCTAATCATGTTACAATTTAATCCAATAGAAAAATCAAAAGACCGGTCACGAAGAATATTAATAGTTATATAGGAGAAATAAATTGAATAATAAAAAACAAAAAGGATTTCATTTGAGGAACCCCCATTCAGGAAGGTACGATTTTAAATCCCTTATAGAAGATTCTAAAGAATTAAAAAAATATATAAAAAATAATCCAAGTGGAGATAATACCATTGATTTTGGAGATGAAAAGGCAGTTTTAGAATTAAATAGAGCTCTGTTAAAATCTTATTATGAAATTAAACATTGGGGCGTTCCGGAAGGGTTTTTATGCCCTCCTATTCCGGGAAGAGCGGACTATATCCATCATATTTCAGACCTGGTGCTTAAATCTAAAAAGGACATTAAGGTTTTAGATATTGGAACAGGTGCAAACTGTATCTATCCCATTATTGGAAACAGGTCTTACGGGTGGAAATTTATAGCTTCAGATATCGACCCTGTTTCTGTGGAAAATGCAAAGGAAATAATCCAAAAAAATCATTTAGGAGACAGCATAGTTATTAAGCTCCAAACCGATAAAAATAACTTTTTTAAAGGGATCATAGATGAAGAGTATGTGGATATAACTATGTGTAACCCGCCATTTCATGCCTCTTTAAAAGAAGCCCTATCTGCCAATAAACAAAAAAGAGATAACTTAAATAAAACCAGATCCTCCAATTTAAGTGAAAAGTTAAACTTTGGAGGTCAAAAAGCAGAACTCTGGTGCAAGGGGGGAGAAATTCTATTTTTGAAAAAAATGGCCAGGGAAAGTCTTCTGTTTTCAAAAAAAGTGGGGTACTTTACTTCCCTTATATCCAAGGGGGAAAATGTAAAGCCTATGGAAAAGATCTTAAAAAAATTAGGTGCATGGGATATCAGAGTTATAGAGATGGTTCACGGGAATAAAATATCCAGAATTGTTGCCTGGACCTTTGATTCGAAAAAATAAATGATATAAGTTATAGAAACAGTAGATAAAAAATATACAGGGGGATTTAAAATGAAAAAAAAATTAATACTGGGAATATTTCTTTTAATGGGAATATTATCTTTTGGCGATACTTTTGTATCTACAGAATGGTTGTCTCAAAATAAGAATAATATCAAGATTATAGATGCCAGAGGAAAAGCTTATAAGTTAGGACATATCCCGGGAGCTATTGAAGTAAACTGGAAATCTCTGTCCAA comes from Psychrilyobacter piezotolerans and encodes:
- a CDS encoding META domain-containing protein codes for the protein MKKVLLILALSGFIISCSANEPMETRSDSVRIETIQKEFAGTTWKLSKYLSDDQLKDVTETSKADLKFEGGKFYGNGSVNRYFGSYTLNNSELSMGRIGTTLMMGPEDAMQQEYAFTALLQKVTSYEIVGEELKLFSDGKLILVLTEENK
- the htpX gene encoding zinc metalloprotease HtpX; the protein is MNTIKTFLLMISMTLILLFIGGAIGGRNGAMFALIFSFGINIISYWNSDKIVLRMYKAQEVEKNSEVYSIVRELAERADLPMPKVYMINQSQPNAFATGRNSKHAAVAVTRGITEILDRNELKGVLAHELGHVHNKDILIGTIAASFAGAIAYLATMARWAAIFGGRDDEDKNPIALIGIAIFAPMAAMLVQMAISRTREYKADSYGGKLAGNPLYLANALKKLEMWSTRTPMDAKPATAHMFIVNPLKGQNMAKLFSTHPSTEDRIAKLEEQARQR
- the rlmF gene encoding 23S rRNA (adenine(1618)-N(6))-methyltransferase RlmF yields the protein MNNKKQKGFHLRNPHSGRYDFKSLIEDSKELKKYIKNNPSGDNTIDFGDEKAVLELNRALLKSYYEIKHWGVPEGFLCPPIPGRADYIHHISDLVLKSKKDIKVLDIGTGANCIYPIIGNRSYGWKFIASDIDPVSVENAKEIIQKNHLGDSIVIKLQTDKNNFFKGIIDEEYVDITMCNPPFHASLKEALSANKQKRDNLNKTRSSNLSEKLNFGGQKAELWCKGGEILFLKKMARESLLFSKKVGYFTSLISKGENVKPMEKILKKLGAWDIRVIEMVHGNKISRIVAWTFDSKK